The following are encoded in a window of Ignavibacteriales bacterium genomic DNA:
- a CDS encoding fibronectin type III domain-containing protein: MGNVTTYSVTGLAINTPYYYQVRAYNASGTSGNSGSQNPTTGPAVPTIGASPANYAVGVTVLPSFAWSVGTTWEFQIDDNSDFSSPIALDPAYVATNAFYNFTYSTTSSSVLANGRTYYWRVRKTGPPNSDWTPTREFTTVNAAKPIINPVISGVTTAFISWHPVPFSSGLYYDLLWSTSANMSGYTSVTRLDTTTYTLTGLTQGSTYYIQVRAKNTAGTIIISYSTVTTGFSPTGPPICYRSYPIDGATSYALKPTFFWYIKGNEPGLDYEIRYRDFTASEVYPAPQITSTSNHTYKTLLVDLIAGHTYYWQVRSKIGGNKSLWSTAGDSSFVMYTSLAGSPVIPYTAWPNGGSTVYVNPPTFYYYIDVYATGLEFQVEYSSSSAVDGGGNFTTSPVILGWSANLFAEGTTSLIPSTTYYWHARSRLAANHASISAWSSAANFVVAVTASGAATTPIPSTPVGGQIIDSPLSAITLYWSASSTQSLDYEIVIAQSSSVDGLGKLNHPLATSSGFVVTDPTNSILVTAIPYTVTAGATYYWQARSRLTANNLVVSPWSMIASFSTAAGSSSVVPLVISPNYLQPINNTSAILTWRIPVPSETHLQYDVQYSKNADFSNSVSRTNIDEPVTQVTGLESNSIYYWRVLSKNDSGSVSNYSSTGTFKTSGTTAVDDKEVIPTQFELSQNYPNPFNPTTRIAYSLSKDSYVSIKVYDMLGREVKSLVNNETLAGNHSVDWNGENNLGYKVSSGTYIYRITAGSFVAVKKMVLIK; the protein is encoded by the coding sequence GTGGGTAACGTTACAACTTATTCTGTCACTGGTTTAGCTATTAATACACCATATTATTATCAAGTTCGTGCTTACAATGCAAGCGGTACAAGTGGAAATTCTGGATCACAAAATCCTACTACTGGTCCTGCAGTGCCTACAATTGGTGCAAGTCCGGCAAATTACGCAGTAGGCGTTACAGTTCTTCCATCATTTGCTTGGTCAGTCGGTACAACCTGGGAATTTCAAATAGATGATAATAGTGATTTTAGTTCCCCTATAGCTCTTGATCCAGCTTACGTTGCAACTAACGCTTTTTATAATTTCACTTATAGTACAACTAGCAGCAGTGTACTTGCAAATGGTAGAACTTATTATTGGAGAGTGAGAAAAACCGGTCCGCCTAACAGCGATTGGACTCCGACGAGAGAATTTACAACAGTCAATGCAGCCAAACCAATTATAAATCCGGTAATATCTGGAGTGACAACAGCTTTTATATCATGGCATCCTGTGCCGTTCTCTTCAGGTTTATATTATGATCTCTTATGGTCTACAAGCGCAAACATGAGTGGTTATACGTCTGTTACAAGATTAGATACAACCACGTACACATTAACTGGATTAACACAGGGCTCAACATATTATATTCAAGTACGTGCTAAGAATACTGCAGGTACAATAATTATTTCTTACTCAACAGTAACCACAGGATTCAGTCCGACAGGTCCGCCTATATGTTACAGATCTTATCCAATTGACGGCGCGACAAGTTATGCATTAAAGCCGACATTCTTCTGGTACATAAAAGGAAATGAACCCGGATTAGATTATGAAATTCGGTACAGAGATTTTACCGCTAGTGAAGTTTATCCTGCACCGCAGATAACATCAACATCGAACCATACGTATAAGACACTTCTTGTTGATCTTATAGCGGGTCATACTTATTACTGGCAGGTAAGATCTAAGATCGGCGGTAATAAGTCCCTCTGGTCAACAGCAGGTGATTCATCATTTGTAATGTATACCAGTTTAGCAGGTTCTCCGGTTATACCATATACAGCGTGGCCAAACGGCGGATCTACAGTTTATGTTAATCCTCCAACGTTTTATTATTACATTGATGTTTACGCAACAGGTTTAGAATTCCAAGTTGAATATTCTTCAAGTTCTGCTGTTGATGGTGGAGGTAATTTTACAACATCTCCAGTAATTTTAGGTTGGTCTGCAAACTTATTCGCAGAAGGAACGACTTCATTAATACCAAGTACGACTTATTATTGGCACGCAAGATCAAGATTGGCAGCAAATCATGCTTCAATTTCTGCATGGTCTTCAGCGGCAAATTTTGTTGTTGCGGTCACAGCAAGCGGAGCGGCTACAACTCCAATTCCTTCTACCCCGGTCGGAGGACAAATAATAGACAGTCCTCTTTCTGCAATAACATTATATTGGTCTGCATCATCAACACAATCTCTTGATTATGAAATAGTAATAGCACAAAGTTCGAGTGTAGACGGACTTGGAAAGTTAAATCACCCTCTGGCAACTTCTTCCGGATTTGTTGTTACTGATCCAACTAACTCAATATTAGTAACTGCGATACCATACACTGTAACCGCTGGTGCTACTTATTATTGGCAGGCAAGATCGAGATTAACAGCAAATAATTTAGTTGTGTCACCTTGGTCAATGATCGCTAGTTTTTCAACCGCCGCTGGATCTTCATCAGTAGTTCCTCTAGTAATCAGTCCGAACTACTTACAGCCGATTAATAATACTTCCGCAATTTTAACATGGAGAATTCCTGTTCCATCAGAGACACATCTTCAATATGATGTGCAGTATTCCAAGAATGCGGATTTCAGTAATTCAGTAAGTAGAACGAATATAGATGAACCGGTAACACAGGTAACCGGATTAGAATCAAATTCAATTTACTATTGGAGAGTATTATCGAAGAACGACAGCGGTTCGGTCTCGAATTATTCTTCAACGGGAACATTTAAGACAAGCGGCACAACAGCAGTAGATGATAAAGAAGTTATCCCAACTCAGTTTGAGTTATCACAAAATTATCCGAATCCTTTCAACCCAACTACAAGGATTGCATACTCACTTTCTAAGGATTCATACGTAAGCATAAAAGTTTACGATATGCTAGGACGTGAAGTAAAATCTCTTGTAAATAATGAGACGTTGGCAGGCAATCATAGTGTAGATTGGAATGGAGAGAATAATTTAGGTTACAAAGTATCAAGCGGAACTTACATATACAGAATTACCGCAGGCAGCTTTGTTGCAGTTAAAAAAATGGTATTAATTAAATAA
- a CDS encoding 6-phosphofructokinase, with translation MKLGVLTGGGDCPGLNAVIRAVVRKALQSNHDIIGIREGWKGLLEKNFVKLDRDSVSGILHRGGTILGTSRTNIYKEKDGEATVIKNMLEAHIDAIVAIGGEDTLGVASKLFKAGVHVIGVPKTIDNDLSATDFTFGFDTAVNVATEAIDRLHTTAESHNRVMVVEVMGRHAGWIAVYSGIAGGADIILVPEQQYDIVEVCDLLKKRHTTGKSFSIVVASEGAVAKKSNSGKEGDMILQDQKLDSFGHVRLGGIGYMLAEEIEKRTGFETRATVLGHIQRGGSPTAFDRVLATRFGVFAAELAEKGQWGMMAALKGNEIVAVSLAEATGQLKTVDLNLLEVASTFFG, from the coding sequence ATGAAACTTGGTGTATTAACCGGAGGTGGTGATTGTCCCGGATTAAATGCAGTAATTAGAGCCGTTGTAAGAAAAGCTTTGCAATCAAATCATGATATAATTGGAATCCGTGAAGGTTGGAAAGGATTATTAGAAAAAAATTTTGTTAAACTAGATCGTGATTCTGTATCCGGTATATTACATCGTGGAGGTACCATTCTCGGTACATCAAGGACAAATATTTATAAAGAGAAAGATGGTGAGGCAACAGTAATAAAAAATATGCTTGAAGCACATATAGATGCTATTGTTGCAATCGGTGGTGAAGACACTTTGGGTGTTGCTTCAAAATTATTTAAAGCCGGTGTTCATGTAATAGGTGTTCCTAAAACAATTGATAACGATCTAAGCGCAACAGACTTTACATTTGGGTTTGACACTGCAGTTAATGTAGCAACTGAAGCTATTGATCGTCTTCATACCACTGCTGAATCACATAACCGCGTTATGGTTGTGGAAGTTATGGGTCGTCATGCAGGATGGATCGCAGTTTATTCAGGAATTGCCGGCGGTGCGGATATTATTTTAGTTCCTGAACAGCAATATGATATTGTAGAAGTATGTGATCTTTTGAAGAAAAGGCACACAACGGGGAAAAGTTTTAGTATTGTTGTTGCCTCTGAAGGTGCTGTAGCAAAAAAATCTAATAGTGGTAAAGAAGGGGATATGATTCTTCAAGATCAAAAATTAGATTCATTCGGTCATGTCCGTCTTGGTGGAATTGGGTATATGCTAGCTGAGGAAATTGAAAAAAGAACCGGGTTTGAAACTCGGGCTACAGTACTTGGACACATTCAAAGAGGTGGTAGTCCAACAGCATTTGATAGAGTATTAGCTACAAGGTTTGGAGTATTTGCTGCAGAGCTTGCTGAGAAAGGGCAGTGGGGTATGATGGCAGCATTAAAAGGTAATGAGATTGTTGCTGTAAGTCTTGCCGAAGCAACAGGGCAATTAAAAACTGTTGATCTTAATCTGCTTGAGGTTGCAAGTACTTTCTTCGGGTGA
- a CDS encoding UvrD-helicase domain-containing protein, with product MKILNQLNDAQRQAVEYNSGPHMIVAGAGSGKTRVLMHKIAFLIDKGLDPAEILALTFTNKAAKEMKERIKGLIGKKAENLWMGTFHSIFARILRVESDKLNYKSNFSIYDREDSQSLVGNIMSNLNINIDNLSPNGVQHKISYLKNQMVTPEEYLKHLATTPSDKKVGEIYTEYNKRLFENNAMDFDDLLLKPIELFENDEKILNKYKKMFKYILVDEYQDTNKAQYELLKMLSPLKDKVCVVGDDAQSIYSWRGAEIKNMLNFKKDFKGSKIFRLEQNYRSTKMILMAADSVIKNNVGQIPKTLWTNNNDGEELTILKASDEKDEGFQIAKRIKKEISARKLSLNDIAIFYRINSQSRALEDAFRREKIPYKIVGGVEFYRRKEVKDVLAYLRMLSNQNDEESLLRIMNFPQRGIGNTSISKMIAFARKLEISLFTTMSRVFEVIEVKERIQKNVKQFKLLLDKYIDLKNKLSIGELTAALVDELGILKIYKEEGTQESMSRYDNIQELVSAVQDYSKSNPDAALDDFLSEVSLIAGVDQYDEKVNSVTMMTIHSAKGLEFPVVFVTGCEEDIFPLSQKFDNDSKLEEERRLFYVAVTRAKEKVFISYARSRYRFGEVAYQSKSRFLDELDESTYEEANGASGRKAGRKKKTYYDEFYQGSYDEYDQERRSLRVGSRVTHSVFGMGKILQITGLGDMQRVTISFEEFGPKQLLTKFANLKLV from the coding sequence ATGAAAATACTAAACCAACTCAATGATGCACAGCGTCAAGCTGTTGAATACAATTCCGGTCCACACATGATTGTAGCCGGTGCTGGATCCGGTAAAACACGTGTTTTAATGCATAAAATCGCTTTTTTAATCGACAAAGGATTAGATCCAGCCGAAATTCTTGCATTAACATTTACGAATAAAGCCGCTAAAGAAATGAAAGAAAGAATCAAAGGGCTAATTGGTAAAAAGGCAGAAAACCTTTGGATGGGAACATTCCACTCAATATTTGCTCGAATATTACGTGTGGAATCTGATAAACTTAATTACAAATCTAATTTCTCGATTTACGACCGTGAAGATTCGCAATCGCTTGTTGGCAATATTATGTCAAATCTTAACATCAATATTGATAATCTCTCTCCTAATGGAGTTCAGCATAAAATCAGTTACTTAAAAAATCAGATGGTTACACCGGAAGAGTATTTAAAACATTTAGCAACTACTCCATCAGATAAAAAAGTTGGCGAGATTTATACTGAATACAATAAAAGATTATTTGAAAACAATGCAATGGATTTTGATGATCTGCTTTTAAAACCGATTGAACTTTTTGAGAACGACGAAAAAATTCTGAACAAATACAAAAAGATGTTTAAATATATCTTGGTTGATGAATATCAAGATACAAACAAAGCTCAGTATGAACTCTTAAAAATGTTAAGTCCTCTAAAAGATAAGGTTTGTGTTGTCGGAGATGATGCTCAGAGTATTTATAGCTGGCGCGGTGCTGAAATAAAAAATATGCTGAACTTTAAAAAAGATTTTAAAGGATCAAAAATATTCCGTTTAGAACAGAACTATCGTTCAACTAAGATGATCTTAATGGCTGCAGATTCAGTTATTAAAAATAATGTCGGGCAAATTCCAAAAACACTTTGGACCAATAATAATGACGGTGAAGAGCTTACAATATTAAAAGCTTCTGATGAAAAAGACGAAGGATTCCAGATAGCAAAAAGAATTAAGAAAGAAATATCTGCTCGTAAATTATCGTTGAATGATATAGCAATCTTTTATAGAATAAATTCTCAATCACGTGCACTTGAAGATGCATTTCGAAGAGAAAAAATTCCATATAAAATTGTAGGCGGTGTGGAATTCTATAGAAGAAAAGAAGTGAAAGATGTATTAGCATACTTAAGAATGCTATCAAATCAAAATGATGAAGAAAGTTTATTACGTATAATGAATTTTCCGCAAAGGGGAATTGGTAATACATCAATTTCCAAAATGATTGCTTTTGCCCGTAAATTGGAAATTTCGTTATTCACAACTATGTCTAGAGTATTTGAAGTCATTGAAGTGAAAGAAAGGATTCAAAAAAATGTTAAGCAGTTCAAACTTCTTCTTGATAAATATATTGATCTTAAGAATAAATTATCAATCGGTGAATTAACCGCAGCATTAGTTGATGAACTTGGCATTCTAAAAATTTATAAAGAAGAAGGCACTCAAGAATCAATGTCAAGGTATGATAATATTCAAGAATTAGTTTCTGCGGTTCAAGATTACAGCAAATCAAATCCGGATGCTGCACTTGACGATTTTCTTTCTGAAGTTTCACTTATTGCCGGTGTTGATCAATATGATGAAAAAGTAAATTCCGTAACAATGATGACAATACACAGTGCAAAGGGATTGGAATTCCCTGTTGTATTTGTAACTGGATGCGAAGAAGATATTTTCCCGCTTAGTCAGAAATTTGATAACGATTCAAAGTTGGAAGAAGAAAGAAGATTATTCTATGTCGCAGTAACGCGCGCAAAAGAAAAAGTATTTATAAGTTATGCACGTTCAAGATATCGCTTTGGTGAAGTTGCTTATCAAAGTAAATCAAGATTTTTAGATGAATTAGATGAATCCACATACGAAGAGGCGAACGGAGCCAGCGGTAGAAAAGCGGGCAGAAAGAAAAAAACTTATTACGATGAATTTTATCAGGGAAGTTACGATGAGTATGATCAGGAAAGACGTTCACTTCGAGTTGGAAGCCGAGTAACACATTCAGTATTTGGGATGGGAAAAATTTTACAGATAACTGGTTTAGGAGATATGCAGCGAGTGACGATTTCTTTTGAGGAATTTGGACCAAAACAATTGTTAACTAAGTTTGCAAATCTTAAACTAGTATAA
- a CDS encoding aminopeptidase, which produces MKLSKLDKASVIAIRDCMGTQPNETVLIVTDEFKRKIGLSLYQNAKQLGHETVYLEFKSREMHGQEPPEQIAEMMKLFDVVLCPTAKSLTHTNARRNASALGARIATFPGITEDIMIRGLNADYNKIATLTIRLQGIMNDVNIIRVTSSIGTDITMDISGRKALPSKGLFHKKGESGNLPTGEAYIAPLEGKTNGVFYVDGSMASIGVIKGKPIRIEVKDGYAVNVSGGNQAKKLDTTLNKYDQLARNIAEFGIGTNYKAKLSGILLEDEKVMGTIHIALGDNKSMGGLVNVPIHLDGVVKKPTVYFDEKMIMKNGKLLI; this is translated from the coding sequence ATGAAATTATCAAAACTTGACAAAGCATCAGTAATAGCAATCCGTGATTGCATGGGAACACAACCAAACGAAACTGTTCTTATTGTAACGGATGAGTTCAAAAGAAAAATTGGTTTATCACTTTATCAAAATGCAAAACAACTTGGGCATGAAACGGTTTATCTTGAATTTAAATCAAGAGAAATGCACGGTCAGGAACCTCCAGAGCAAATTGCAGAAATGATGAAACTGTTTGATGTAGTTTTATGTCCAACTGCAAAATCTCTAACTCATACAAATGCTCGCAGAAATGCATCAGCACTTGGAGCCCGCATTGCAACGTTCCCCGGAATAACCGAAGATATTATGATCCGCGGTTTAAATGCTGATTATAATAAAATTGCTACGCTTACAATCAGACTGCAAGGAATTATGAACGATGTTAATATTATTAGAGTTACTTCTTCCATCGGAACCGATATTACAATGGATATCTCCGGAAGAAAAGCTTTACCGAGTAAAGGTTTATTCCACAAAAAAGGTGAAAGCGGAAATCTGCCAACAGGTGAAGCATACATAGCACCGTTAGAAGGTAAGACCAACGGTGTGTTTTATGTTGATGGTTCAATGGCAAGCATCGGTGTTATAAAAGGAAAACCAATTAGAATAGAAGTTAAAGATGGATATGCTGTAAATGTATCCGGTGGAAATCAAGCAAAAAAGTTGGATACTACTTTAAATAAGTATGATCAGCTTGCAAGAAATATCGCAGAATTTGGAATTGGAACAAATTATAAAGCTAAACTGAGCGGTATATTACTTGAAGATGAAAAAGTTATGGGAACGATACATATTGCATTAGGTGATAACAAATCCATGGGCGGATTGGTAAATGTTCCTATTCATTTAGACGGGGTTGTTAAAAAACCAACGGTCTATTTTGATGAAAAAATGATAATGAAAAATGGAAAACTGCTTATATAA
- a CDS encoding MFS transporter gives MENQITIKPEPSVFFRWGILLFVSLAMFGNYYIYDSISPLADLLAKQLKFSDSNIGLLQGIYSVPNVFMVLIGGIIIDKIGTRISTFIFTLLCLTGAIITASFSDITMMAIGRLVFGLGAESMIVAVTTVIGRWFKGRQLSFAFGLNLTLARLGSFAALNSPTWAKSLYEYWQTPLLISVVAGVISIAAVIIYWGMDAYSEKNFSLRPVPKQDKIIFKEIFSFSTSYWFVVMLCVTFYSGIFPFQTFAVKFFMETHGTTREMGGFLSSMLTLSAMVLTPLFGLLADYIGKRSLLMMFGSLILIPVYLLMAYTHISLYVPMAMMGIAFSLIPAVMWPSVALIVDEAKLGTAYGLMTMIQNIGLAGFNFLVGWANDFSGGYTTGMWIFSSLGFFGLLFAFLLRRSELGAHGHGLEKGISKTR, from the coding sequence ATGGAAAATCAAATCACTATTAAACCCGAACCAAGTGTTTTCTTCCGGTGGGGAATTCTACTCTTTGTAAGTCTTGCAATGTTCGGCAATTATTACATTTATGATAGCATAAGTCCGCTTGCAGACCTTCTGGCAAAACAATTAAAATTTTCTGATTCCAATATTGGATTACTTCAAGGAATTTATAGCGTACCAAATGTTTTTATGGTTCTTATTGGTGGAATAATAATAGATAAAATCGGCACACGTATTTCTACTTTTATTTTTACACTGCTTTGTTTAACTGGTGCAATCATCACAGCATCTTTCAGCGATATAACAATGATGGCTATTGGACGTCTTGTGTTTGGTCTCGGGGCTGAATCAATGATAGTTGCAGTTACAACTGTTATCGGTCGTTGGTTCAAAGGAAGACAATTATCATTTGCATTCGGATTGAATCTTACACTTGCTCGGCTCGGTTCATTCGCCGCACTTAATTCTCCAACTTGGGCTAAATCACTTTATGAATATTGGCAGACACCTCTTTTAATCTCCGTAGTTGCAGGTGTAATTTCTATTGCGGCAGTAATAATTTATTGGGGAATGGATGCATACTCAGAGAAAAATTTTTCATTGCGTCCTGTTCCTAAGCAGGACAAAATTATTTTTAAAGAGATTTTTAGTTTCTCTACTTCATATTGGTTCGTTGTAATGTTGTGCGTTACTTTTTACTCGGGGATATTTCCATTCCAAACTTTTGCCGTTAAATTTTTCATGGAGACACACGGTACCACACGAGAGATGGGCGGATTTCTTTCAAGCATGCTGACACTTTCTGCAATGGTTTTAACTCCGCTTTTTGGTCTTCTTGCAGATTACATAGGAAAACGATCTTTGCTGATGATGTTCGGTTCATTAATTTTAATTCCTGTCTATTTATTAATGGCATATACACATATTTCACTTTATGTACCAATGGCAATGATGGGGATTGCATTTTCACTTATTCCGGCGGTGATGTGGCCTTCAGTTGCATTAATTGTAGATGAAGCAAAACTCGGAACTGCTTACGGACTGATGACCATGATTCAAAATATTGGTCTTGCCGGATTTAATTTTTTAGTCGGCTGGGCAAATGATTTTAGCGGCGGATATACAACCGGAATGTGGATTTTCTCTTCACTTGGATTCTTTGGATTATTATTTGCGTTTTTACTTAGACGTAGTGAGTTAGGGGCGCATGGCCATGGACTCGAAAAAGGAATCTCCAAAACAAGATAA
- a CDS encoding aminoacyl-histidine dipeptidase: MGEILGQLKPNLLWNHFEELCKIPRPSRKEEKVAQYVISVAKKNNLQYATDDFGNVVIRKSATPGKENLTPVVMQGHLDMVAEKNADVKHDFDKDPIQPYIDGDWVKAKGTTLGGDNGVGVAAALAVMESKDLEHGPIEALFTLDEETGLFGAQALKPGFVNGKILLNLDSEEDGALYIGCAGGQTTSVKYKFNLNDVPANTIALEIKIGGLKGGHSGLDINSGRGNAIKLMTRLLHELNYTFGIRLVNISGGSKHNAIPRETFAVIRVAKKIVAETFAYIERYNKIVQAELATVEPNLNVTAAESKSKSKIMDKTTAKILIDSLYAVPNGVIKMSADIPGLVETSTNLAVVVTKGKAVEVTLSQRSSVESEKNDISNSIAAFLKLTKAEVIQGDGYPGWKPDIHSPVLVTMKNVYHQMYGSDPEVKAIHAGLECGIIKERYPDMDMISFGPTLMDVHSPDEKILISTVNKFWNLLTAVLKNVPSK, encoded by the coding sequence ATGGGAGAAATTTTAGGTCAGTTAAAACCGAACTTATTATGGAATCATTTTGAAGAACTATGCAAAATTCCACGTCCTTCTCGTAAAGAAGAAAAAGTTGCGCAATATGTAATCTCTGTCGCAAAGAAAAATAATTTACAATATGCGACTGATGATTTTGGCAACGTTGTAATTCGTAAATCTGCAACACCTGGAAAAGAAAATTTAACTCCGGTGGTTATGCAAGGTCATCTTGATATGGTAGCTGAAAAGAATGCAGATGTTAAACATGATTTTGACAAAGATCCGATTCAACCGTACATTGATGGCGATTGGGTAAAAGCAAAAGGTACAACTCTTGGTGGTGATAACGGAGTTGGCGTTGCTGCTGCTTTAGCGGTTATGGAATCGAAAGATCTTGAACACGGTCCTATCGAAGCACTATTTACACTTGATGAAGAGACCGGATTATTCGGTGCTCAGGCGCTTAAACCTGGATTTGTAAACGGAAAAATATTGCTGAACTTAGATTCCGAAGAAGATGGTGCACTATATATTGGCTGCGCCGGCGGACAAACTACTTCTGTGAAATACAAATTTAATTTGAATGATGTTCCGGCAAATACAATTGCCCTTGAAATTAAAATTGGAGGTTTGAAAGGTGGACACAGCGGACTGGATATAAACTCAGGTCGCGGTAACGCAATTAAATTGATGACACGTTTACTTCACGAATTGAACTACACATTTGGTATCCGTCTTGTAAATATTAGCGGTGGAAGTAAACACAACGCAATTCCAAGAGAAACTTTTGCTGTTATTCGCGTGGCTAAAAAAATTGTTGCCGAGACTTTCGCTTATATCGAAAGATATAATAAAATCGTGCAAGCAGAACTAGCTACGGTTGAACCAAACTTAAATGTTACCGCTGCAGAATCGAAATCAAAGTCTAAAATAATGGATAAGACCACAGCGAAAATTTTGATTGATTCGCTTTACGCAGTTCCTAACGGTGTAATAAAAATGAGCGCTGATATTCCGGGTTTAGTTGAGACATCAACAAATCTTGCCGTTGTAGTAACAAAAGGAAAAGCAGTTGAAGTTACTCTGAGTCAGCGAAGTTCTGTTGAATCTGAGAAAAATGATATCTCAAATTCAATTGCTGCATTTTTAAAACTCACAAAAGCAGAAGTAATTCAGGGTGATGGTTACCCGGGATGGAAACCGGATATTCATTCACCGGTGCTTGTTACCATGAAGAATGTGTATCATCAGATGTATGGAAGTGATCCGGAAGTTAAAGCAATTCATGCGGGTCTTGAATGCGGAATAATTAAAGAACGTTATCCTGATATGGATATGATCTCGTTCGGTCCAACACTCATGGATGTTCACTCACCGGATGAAAAAATTCTAATTAGCACTGTAAATAAATTCTGGAATCTTCTCACAGCAGTTTTAAAGAATGTGCCTTCAAAATAA
- a CDS encoding PqqD family protein, with protein MQLSFSERRRILKGANYLELTPLRLHKEEISEENLVTVLIPKFQNRFVVRFIVPKLKSDVFKLKLDELGSAVWLSLDGEKTVDQIAKQLLNKFGDKIEPVNERLTRFLTGLYEQRLITFQEINKGD; from the coding sequence ATGCAGTTAAGTTTTTCCGAAAGAAGAAGAATATTAAAAGGTGCGAACTATTTGGAACTCACTCCTTTAAGATTGCACAAAGAAGAAATTTCAGAAGAAAATTTAGTTACAGTTCTAATTCCAAAATTTCAGAATAGATTTGTTGTACGTTTTATTGTCCCCAAATTAAAATCAGATGTATTCAAATTAAAATTAGATGAGCTCGGCTCAGCAGTTTGGTTATCACTTGACGGGGAAAAAACAGTAGATCAAATAGCAAAACAACTTCTGAACAAGTTTGGTGATAAAATTGAACCTGTTAATGAAAGATTAACAAGATTTTTAACCGGACTTTATGAACAGCGTCTAATTACATTCCAAGAAATAAATAAAGGAGATTAA